One stretch of Bradyrhizobium canariense DNA includes these proteins:
- a CDS encoding Crp/Fnr family transcriptional regulator: MPNSPQIHGAKEFDPLTFLSRDGAGKTIGRYQKNQKIFSQGDVADTVFFIRNGKVKLTVVSVHGREAVIGLLRESQFFGEGCLNGAKLRGATSHAVEECLITSITKTAMLAVLAKEPKFSAFFLAYLLSRNSRIEDDLIDQLFNSSERRLARLLLLLANFGKEGGPVPIPVTLSQETLAEMIGTTRSRVSFFMNKFRKKGFINYNGKIEVHRSLLDAVLRDKPQIREDE; this comes from the coding sequence ATGCCCAACTCGCCACAAATTCATGGTGCAAAAGAGTTCGATCCGCTGACTTTCCTTAGCCGGGATGGGGCCGGAAAGACGATCGGGCGATACCAGAAAAATCAGAAGATTTTCAGTCAGGGAGACGTCGCCGACACGGTCTTTTTCATCCGTAACGGCAAGGTCAAGCTTACAGTCGTTTCCGTACACGGCAGGGAAGCGGTCATCGGCTTATTGAGAGAGAGTCAGTTCTTTGGCGAAGGATGTCTCAACGGGGCGAAATTGCGAGGCGCGACGAGCCATGCCGTGGAAGAGTGTCTGATCACCTCTATCACAAAGACCGCAATGCTTGCGGTTCTAGCCAAAGAACCGAAGTTCTCCGCGTTCTTCTTGGCGTATCTGTTGTCCCGAAACAGCCGGATAGAAGATGATTTGATCGACCAGTTGTTCAATTCCAGCGAAAGGCGCCTGGCGCGCCTCCTTCTGCTTCTGGCGAACTTCGGCAAGGAAGGCGGCCCGGTGCCTATCCCGGTGACCCTTAGTCAAGAAACACTGGCTGAAATGATCGGCACCACTCGATCGCGGGTGAGCTTTTTCATGAACAAATTTAGAAAAAAGGGATTCATCAATTACAACGGGAAAATCGAAGTTCATCGTTCGCTGCTGGACGCGGTGTTGCGGGACAAGCCTCAGATAAGAGAGGATGAGTAA
- a CDS encoding TRAP transporter large permease, producing MSVLGIGISYGVATLFAMFSGMPIAFALGAVAVVFMGIYMPAASLDTVTQNVYEEMSSITLLAIPLFILKGAAIGRSRAGQDLYTALHAWLHRVPGGLGVANVFACALFAAMAGSSPATCSAIGSAGIPEMRKRGYSGGFAAGIIAAGGTLGILLPPSITMILFAVAAEKSLGRLFLAGIGPALLLVSLFGGYAVFRFRKEYAAASAAYAQSGATSAILKHDDFTFAERFNVLPRVLPFVILLTGVMIALYGGYATPSETAGLGGLLALLLIAVIYSVWRPSDLAPILKSTIRESTMLMMIIGMSLLYSYVMSYLHISQSAAESVVAMNLPRWELLAAILVLVVILGFFLPPVSIILMTAPIILPPLRAANFDIIWFGVVMTIVMEMGLIHPPVGLNLFVIRNVAPDISLSEVIWGTLPFVLLMMAAVVVLCFVPQISTWLPDLVMGPDGR from the coding sequence ATGAGCGTACTCGGAATTGGTATCAGTTACGGCGTTGCCACCCTGTTTGCGATGTTCTCGGGAATGCCGATCGCGTTCGCGTTGGGCGCGGTCGCAGTGGTGTTCATGGGCATCTATATGCCCGCCGCCTCGCTCGATACCGTCACGCAGAATGTGTATGAGGAAATGTCCTCCATCACGCTGCTGGCGATCCCGCTGTTCATTCTGAAGGGCGCGGCGATCGGCAGGTCGCGCGCCGGTCAGGACCTCTACACGGCGCTGCACGCCTGGCTGCACCGCGTACCCGGCGGGCTCGGCGTCGCCAACGTCTTTGCCTGCGCATTGTTCGCCGCGATGGCAGGATCGTCGCCGGCCACCTGCTCGGCGATCGGCTCAGCCGGCATTCCGGAAATGCGCAAGCGCGGTTATTCCGGCGGGTTCGCCGCCGGAATTATCGCCGCCGGCGGCACGCTCGGCATCCTGCTGCCGCCCTCCATCACGATGATCCTGTTTGCGGTCGCTGCCGAAAAATCGCTGGGCCGCCTGTTCCTCGCGGGCATCGGACCGGCGCTGCTGCTGGTCTCGCTGTTCGGCGGCTACGCCGTGTTCCGGTTTCGCAAGGAATATGCCGCCGCCAGCGCCGCCTACGCACAGAGCGGCGCGACGTCGGCCATTCTCAAGCACGACGATTTCACTTTTGCCGAGCGTTTCAACGTTCTGCCCCGGGTGCTGCCGTTCGTGATATTGCTGACGGGCGTCATGATCGCGCTTTACGGCGGCTATGCCACCCCCTCGGAAACCGCAGGGCTTGGCGGGCTGCTTGCGCTGCTGCTGATTGCGGTGATCTACAGCGTGTGGCGGCCGAGTGATCTGGCGCCGATCCTGAAATCGACAATCCGCGAGTCCACCATGCTGATGATGATCATCGGCATGTCGCTGCTGTACTCCTACGTCATGAGCTATCTGCATATCTCGCAATCGGCCGCGGAATCGGTTGTCGCGATGAACCTGCCGCGCTGGGAATTGCTCGCGGCGATCCTCGTGCTGGTCGTCATACTCGGCTTTTTCCTGCCGCCGGTTTCGATCATCTTGATGACCGCGCCGATCATCCTGCCGCCGTTGCGTGCCGCAAACTTCGACATCATCTGGTTCGGCGTCGTCATGACCATCGTGATGGAGATGGGTCTTATTCACCCGCCGGTGGGCTTGAATCTCTTCGTGATCCGCAATGTCGCGCCAGACATTTCGCTCAGCGAAGTGATCTGGGGTACGCTGCCGTTCGTGCTCTTGATGATGGCGGCGGTGGTGGTGCTGTGTTTTGTGCCCCAGATTTCGACCTGGCTGCCTGATCTCGTGATGGGACCGGACGGTCGCTGA
- a CDS encoding alpha-2-macroglobulin family protein: MIGLVRAAILCATLAFGLVAAQAADKAFKRDDLADSAIKLEAQIKSEAGPVNKSPASLRTDADAAFRRNDFRTGLQILGQVAATSPDDSANWLKLARTIFQIRPSNSSEETFLLERASTAAYIAYQRAGNAGDEADALAVLGHAMSERKLWRPALDALRLSLDLREVADVRGQYEKMRDEHGFRLLDYTVDSDSASPRACFQFSEDLAKRTDFTPFVALAGIDKPALSSEEKQLCVDGLKHGERYNINLRAGLPSTVKESLPKSAEFNIYVRDRKPFVRFTGRAYVLPRTGQRGIPLVSVNTPAVTVNVFRIGDRNLINTVIGSDFQQSLSSYQLSDLGGERGVKVWSGELATATTLNQDVTTAFPVDQALGDLQPGVYVMTAAPKGPGSDEDGQLATQWFIVSDLGLTAFSGNDGIHVFVNSLASTDAVAKAEVRLIARNNEILATRKTDESGHVLFEAGLARGEGGLSPALLTVTSDKADYAFLSLKTDAFDLSDRGVAGRAVPAGADAFVYAERGVYRSNETVYLTALLRDGQGNAVTGGPLTLVIERPDGVEFRRAVLPDQGAGGRSLAVPLNSAVPAGTWRVRAFTDPKASPVGETTFMVEDYVPERIEFDLSSKEQSIKAEVPVELKVDGHFLYGAPASELQLEGDMLVTQAADRPGYPGYQFGVDDEETASNERTPIENLPESDANGVATFPVSLAKPPTSTRPQEAQIFIRMAEAGGRTVERKLVLPVAPSAAMIGVKPLFGDKNVAEGDKAAFDVVFVSPDGKPLARDGLRYELLKIESHYQWYRQNSTWDYEPVKSTTRVADGDLIVAADKPSRVTLSPQPGRYRLDVKTADADGPLTSVQFDVGWYSDGSADTPDLLETSIDKPEYQSGDTMTVSVNARSAGKLTIDVLGDRLLTTQTSDVKEGTSQVKIPVGKDWGTGAYVVATLRRPLDTAALRMPGRAIGLKWFGIDKKTRTLDVSLSPQALVRPGTTLKIPVKLGGLSPGEDAKIVVAAVDVGILNLTNYKPPAPDDYYLGQRRLTSEIRDLYGQLIDGMQGTRGQIRTGGDSAGAELQGSPPTQKPLALYSGIVTVGADGSAEISFDIPEFAGTARVMAVAWTATKLGRAATDVTVRDPVVLTTTLPRFLLNGDHGTMSYDLDNVEGAPGDYTIGVKASGPVKVSGNPSTTAKLAAKQRTSMSLALDASGTGTAAIDVDIKGPNGLTLARHYALDVKAATQILARRSIRTLAKGESLTLTSDMFSDLVPGTGSVSLSASLSTALDAATILKALDRYPYGCSEQITSRAMPLLYVNDLAAGAHLAMDTAVDQRIKDAIDRLLARQGSNGSFGLWSAGGDDAWLDAYVTDFLTRAREKGFTVPDVLFKSALDRVRNSVVNADEPEKDGGRNLAYGLYVLARNGAAPIGDLRYLADTKLDNLATSIAKSQLAAALALVGDKARAERVYAAALESLSPKPTLEFGRTDYGSALRDAAALVSLASEGNAPHATLTQAVERVEVARGLTPYTSTQEDAWLVLASRALAKESLTLDVDGSPVKTALYRSYKASEMEGKPIKITNTGDTPVQAVVSVSGAPVTPEPAASNGFKIERNYFTLDGKPADVSKAKQNDRFAVVLKVTEAKPEYGHIMVSDYLPAGLEIDNPHLVSSGDSGTLDWIEDGEEPQNTEFRDDRFTAAIDRAANDKSVFTVAYVVRAVSPGKYVLPQAYVEDMYNPSRYGRTSTGTVEVRAAK, from the coding sequence ATGATCGGTTTGGTTCGGGCCGCAATACTTTGCGCCACGCTGGCGTTTGGCCTGGTGGCGGCGCAGGCGGCGGACAAGGCCTTCAAACGCGACGATCTTGCCGATTCGGCGATCAAGCTGGAAGCCCAGATCAAGAGCGAGGCGGGGCCGGTCAACAAGTCTCCGGCGAGCCTGCGAACCGACGCCGATGCCGCCTTCAGGCGCAACGATTTCCGCACCGGCCTGCAGATCCTCGGACAAGTTGCCGCCACGTCGCCTGACGACAGCGCCAACTGGCTCAAACTGGCGCGCACCATCTTCCAGATCCGCCCCTCCAACAGCAGCGAAGAGACCTTCCTGCTGGAACGCGCCTCGACTGCGGCCTACATCGCCTATCAGCGCGCCGGCAACGCCGGTGACGAGGCGGATGCGCTTGCTGTGCTCGGCCATGCGATGTCCGAGCGCAAGCTGTGGCGCCCCGCGCTGGATGCGCTGCGGCTCTCGCTCGACCTGCGCGAAGTCGCCGACGTGCGCGGCCAATATGAGAAAATGCGTGATGAGCATGGCTTCCGCCTGCTCGACTATACCGTGGATTCCGACTCCGCCTCGCCGCGGGCCTGCTTCCAGTTCTCCGAGGACCTCGCCAAGCGCACCGATTTTACCCCGTTCGTAGCGCTGGCCGGCATCGACAAGCCGGCGCTCTCGTCGGAAGAAAAGCAGCTCTGCGTCGACGGCCTGAAGCACGGCGAGCGCTACAACATCAATCTGCGCGCCGGCCTGCCGTCGACCGTGAAGGAGAGCCTGCCGAAGTCTGCCGAATTCAATATCTATGTACGCGACCGCAAGCCGTTCGTGCGCTTCACCGGACGGGCCTATGTGCTGCCGCGCACCGGCCAGCGCGGCATTCCGCTTGTCAGCGTCAATACGCCGGCTGTGACCGTGAATGTATTCAGGATCGGCGACCGCAACCTGATCAATACGGTGATCGGCAGCGATTTCCAGCAATCGCTCAGCTCTTACCAGTTGTCCGATCTCGGCGGCGAACGGGGCGTGAAGGTCTGGTCGGGCGAGCTTGCCACGGCGACCACGCTCAATCAGGACGTCACGACGGCGTTTCCGGTCGATCAGGCGCTCGGCGATTTGCAGCCGGGGGTCTATGTCATGACCGCCGCGCCTAAGGGGCCGGGCAGCGATGAGGACGGCCAGCTTGCGACGCAGTGGTTCATCGTTTCCGATCTCGGCCTCACGGCATTCTCGGGGAATGACGGGATCCATGTGTTCGTCAATTCGCTGGCCTCGACCGATGCGGTTGCGAAAGCCGAGGTGCGGCTGATCGCACGCAACAACGAAATTCTCGCGACCCGCAAGACCGACGAGTCAGGTCACGTGCTGTTCGAGGCGGGGCTGGCGCGCGGCGAGGGCGGCCTGTCGCCGGCGCTGTTGACGGTGACCAGCGACAAAGCCGACTACGCCTTCCTCAGCCTGAAGACCGACGCTTTCGACCTGTCGGACCGCGGGGTCGCGGGGCGGGCGGTGCCCGCCGGCGCCGATGCGTTCGTCTATGCCGAGCGCGGCGTCTATCGTTCCAACGAGACCGTGTATCTCACCGCGCTGCTGCGTGACGGGCAGGGCAATGCCGTCACTGGCGGGCCGCTGACGCTGGTGATCGAGCGTCCCGATGGTGTGGAATTCCGCCGCGCGGTGCTCCCCGACCAGGGCGCCGGCGGACGGAGCCTGGCGGTGCCGCTCAACTCCGCCGTCCCGGCCGGGACCTGGCGGGTGCGGGCCTTCACCGATCCCAAAGCTTCGCCGGTCGGCGAAACCACCTTCATGGTTGAGGATTACGTGCCGGAACGGATCGAATTCGATCTGTCCAGCAAGGAACAGTCGATCAAAGCTGAAGTTCCGGTAGAGCTTAAGGTCGACGGTCATTTCCTCTACGGCGCGCCGGCATCGGAGCTCCAGCTCGAAGGCGATATGCTGGTCACGCAGGCTGCGGACCGGCCGGGCTATCCCGGCTATCAGTTCGGCGTCGACGACGAGGAGACCGCCAGCAACGAGCGCACGCCGATCGAAAATCTGCCGGAGTCGGACGCCAATGGCGTCGCGACGTTCCCAGTGAGTCTGGCAAAGCCGCCGACGTCGACACGTCCACAGGAGGCTCAGATATTCATCCGCATGGCCGAAGCCGGTGGACGCACGGTCGAGCGCAAGCTCGTGCTGCCAGTCGCACCCAGCGCGGCCATGATTGGCGTGAAGCCGCTATTCGGCGACAAGAACGTTGCGGAAGGCGACAAGGCTGCTTTCGACGTCGTGTTCGTCTCGCCCGACGGCAAGCCGCTGGCGCGCGATGGCTTGCGCTACGAGCTTCTGAAGATCGAGTCCCATTATCAATGGTATCGCCAGAATTCGACCTGGGATTACGAGCCGGTGAAATCGACCACGCGGGTCGCGGACGGCGATCTCATTGTCGCCGCCGACAAGCCGTCACGCGTGACGCTGTCGCCGCAGCCGGGCCGCTATCGCCTTGACGTGAAGACGGCCGACGCCGATGGGCCGCTGACCTCGGTCCAGTTCGATGTCGGCTGGTATTCCGATGGCAGTGCCGATACGCCGGATCTGTTGGAGACCTCGATCGACAAGCCGGAATACCAATCCGGTGACACCATGACGGTGTCCGTGAACGCGCGCTCGGCCGGCAAGCTGACCATCGACGTGCTCGGCGACCGGCTGCTGACGACGCAGACATCGGACGTCAAGGAAGGCACATCCCAGGTCAAAATTCCCGTCGGCAAGGACTGGGGCACCGGCGCCTATGTGGTGGCGACGCTGCGGCGGCCGCTTGATACGGCAGCGCTTCGGATGCCCGGGCGAGCCATCGGCCTGAAATGGTTTGGCATCGACAAGAAAACCCGCACGCTCGACGTGAGCCTGTCGCCGCAAGCTTTGGTGCGTCCGGGCACGACACTGAAGATACCGGTCAAACTTGGCGGCTTAAGTCCCGGCGAAGATGCAAAGATCGTCGTTGCCGCCGTCGATGTCGGCATTCTCAACCTGACCAACTATAAGCCGCCGGCGCCGGACGACTATTATCTCGGCCAACGCCGTTTGACGTCGGAGATTCGCGATCTCTACGGGCAGCTCATCGATGGCATGCAGGGCACCCGCGGCCAGATCAGGACCGGCGGCGATTCCGCCGGCGCAGAGTTACAGGGCAGCCCGCCGACGCAGAAGCCGCTGGCGCTCTATTCCGGGATCGTCACGGTCGGCGCCGACGGCTCGGCCGAGATCAGTTTCGACATTCCGGAATTCGCCGGCACCGCGCGGGTGATGGCGGTGGCGTGGACGGCGACCAAGCTTGGCCGCGCCGCGACCGATGTCACGGTGCGCGACCCGGTGGTGCTGACGACGACGTTGCCGCGCTTCCTGCTCAATGGCGACCACGGCACCATGAGCTACGATCTCGACAACGTCGAAGGCGCGCCCGGCGATTACACCATCGGCGTCAAGGCATCGGGTCCCGTCAAAGTCAGCGGCAATCCCTCAACCACGGCGAAACTCGCCGCCAAGCAGCGGACCTCGATGTCGCTGGCGCTGGATGCCAGCGGCACCGGCACCGCCGCTATCGACGTCGATATCAAGGGTCCGAACGGGCTGACACTGGCGCGGCATTATGCGCTTGACGTCAAGGCGGCGACGCAAATCCTCGCACGACGCTCGATCCGCACCCTTGCCAAGGGTGAAAGCCTGACCCTGACATCCGATATGTTCTCGGACCTCGTGCCGGGCACCGGCAGTGTTTCCCTGTCCGCCAGTCTCTCCACCGCGCTCGATGCGGCGACGATCCTGAAGGCGCTGGATCGCTATCCCTACGGATGTTCGGAACAGATCACCAGCCGCGCGATGCCGCTGCTGTATGTCAACGACCTCGCCGCGGGAGCGCATCTGGCGATGGATACGGCGGTGGATCAGCGCATCAAGGATGCGATCGATCGGCTGCTGGCGCGGCAGGGCTCGAACGGCTCGTTCGGGCTATGGTCCGCCGGCGGCGACGATGCCTGGCTCGACGCCTATGTCACGGATTTCCTGACCCGCGCCCGCGAAAAGGGATTTACCGTGCCGGACGTGCTGTTCAAAAGCGCGCTCGATCGCGTGCGCAACTCGGTCGTGAACGCGGACGAGCCCGAAAAGGATGGCGGCCGCAACCTCGCTTACGGCCTTTATGTGCTCGCCCGCAATGGCGCCGCGCCGATCGGTGACCTGCGCTACCTCGCCGATACCAAGCTGGACAATCTGGCGACCTCGATCGCGAAGTCGCAACTGGCGGCGGCGCTGGCGCTGGTCGGCGACAAGGCAAGGGCGGAGCGGGTCTATGCTGCCGCGCTCGAAAGCCTTTCGCCGAAACCGACGCTGGAATTCGGCCGGACCGACTATGGCAGCGCGCTGCGCGATGCCGCGGCACTGGTTTCGCTTGCCAGCGAAGGCAACGCGCCGCACGCAACGCTGACGCAGGCGGTCGAGCGCGTCGAAGTGGCGCGCGGCCTGACGCCTTACACCTCTACCCAGGAAGATGCCTGGCTGGTGCTGGCGTCGCGCGCGTTGGCAAAGGAATCGCTGACGCTTGATGTCGACGGATCGCCGGTCAAAACGGCGCTCTATCGCAGCTACAAGGCATCCGAGATGGAGGGCAAGCCGATCAAGATCACCAATACCGGCGATACGCCGGTGCAGGCGGTGGTGTCGGTGAGCGGCGCGCCGGTCACGCCGGAGCCGGCGGCGTCGAACGGCTTCAAGATCGAGCGCAATTACTTCACGCTCGATGGCAAGCCGGCCGATGTTTCCAAGGCCAAGCAGAACGATCGCTTTGCCGTCGTTCTCAAGGTCACGGAAGCCAAGCCCGAATACGGTCACATCATGGTCTCGGATTATCTGCCCGCAGGCCTCGAGATCGATAATCCGCATCTGGTTTCGTCCGGCGACAGCGGCACGCTGGACTGGATCGAGGACGGCGAGGAGCCGCAAAATACCGAATTCCGCGACGACCGCTTTACCGCGGCCATCGATCGCGCCGCCAACGACAAGTCGGTGTTCACGGTGGCCTATGTGGTGCGGGCGGTGTCGCCGGGCAAATACGTGCTGCCGCAGGCTTATGTCGAGGACATGTATAATCCCTCGCGCTATGGCCGAACCAGCACCGGTACCGTCGAGGTACGTGCGGCCAAATGA
- a CDS encoding TRAP transporter small permease, with the protein MMHGPLPDRNDLPNAAAGNTLVAVFERGLALCNNIIVVLAALALIAACIVLTDSVLGRALFQSPNYWQDEAAVFLLVGATFMTSAYVQGQRGHIGIEAFVGLLPPMANRIRLWLVDLASLLFCSFFAWKSWTLTRDAWVDGQVSNSMWSPPLAIPYGLMAVGMTLLCVQILLQIIIPFSGSARR; encoded by the coding sequence GTGATGCACGGTCCGCTTCCGGATCGAAACGATCTTCCGAACGCCGCTGCGGGCAATACGCTCGTTGCGGTGTTCGAGCGTGGACTTGCGCTCTGCAACAACATCATCGTGGTGCTGGCGGCTCTGGCGCTGATCGCGGCCTGCATTGTGCTGACCGACAGCGTGCTCGGCCGCGCTCTGTTCCAAAGCCCGAATTACTGGCAGGACGAGGCTGCGGTATTTCTTTTGGTCGGCGCCACCTTCATGACCTCGGCCTATGTGCAGGGACAACGCGGCCACATCGGCATCGAGGCTTTCGTCGGATTGCTGCCGCCGATGGCAAATCGCATCCGGCTTTGGCTGGTCGATCTCGCGAGCCTGCTGTTTTGCTCGTTCTTTGCGTGGAAATCCTGGACGCTCACGCGCGACGCCTGGGTCGATGGCCAGGTGTCTAATTCGATGTGGTCGCCGCCGCTGGCTATACCGTACGGCCTGATGGCTGTCGGCATGACGCTGTTGTGCGTGCAGATCCTGCTACAGATCATTATTCCCTTCAGTGGTTCGGCGCGCCGATGA
- a CDS encoding DUF6481 family protein has protein sequence MSGFKEPGFADRQKAAQQARQDILNKFRSQPSPDDPAVIQRRAEREALAAAKAKAKEAREAEKAEKKRREEEAAAAAAAQLAREKEEEVARLAELEAEQKAKRDARYAARKSKGKKR, from the coding sequence ATGAGTGGATTCAAGGAACCTGGCTTCGCGGACCGGCAAAAAGCCGCTCAGCAGGCGAGGCAAGACATCCTGAACAAGTTTCGTTCCCAGCCGAGCCCCGACGATCCTGCCGTGATACAACGGCGGGCCGAACGCGAGGCGCTGGCAGCCGCGAAGGCCAAGGCAAAAGAAGCCCGTGAGGCCGAAAAGGCCGAAAAGAAGCGGCGCGAAGAGGAGGCGGCAGCGGCAGCCGCAGCGCAGCTCGCGCGCGAAAAGGAAGAAGAAGTTGCCAGGCTAGCGGAACTCGAAGCCGAACAGAAGGCAAAGCGCGACGCGCGTTACGCAGCCCGCAAAAGCAAGGGAAAGAAGAGATAA
- a CDS encoding pentapeptide MXKDX repeat protein has protein sequence MTISTRIALGVSAAALSLSLALAPAAFAQDKMGNDSMMKKDTMSKDTMKKDTMSKDTMKKDDGMKKDSMKKDDMKK, from the coding sequence ATGACGATTAGCACCCGCATCGCGCTCGGCGTTTCAGCCGCCGCCCTCTCGCTCAGCCTGGCGCTGGCCCCAGCCGCCTTCGCCCAGGACAAGATGGGCAATGACAGCATGATGAAGAAGGATACCATGTCCAAGGACACGATGAAGAAAGACACGATGTCCAAAGACACCATGAAAAAGGATGATGGCATGAAAAAGGACAGCATGAAGAAGGACGACATGAAAAAATAG
- the dctP gene encoding TRAP transporter substrate-binding protein: MLTRRHVLASAIAAPAILRFGIGTAHAATTLKISHQFPGGTIDKGDFRDRLCRMFAAEVAKRSGGEIAAEIYPNSSLIKTNAQFSAMRKGALDVSLYPLPYAGGELPETNIGLMPGLVSTYDQGLRWKTQPVGKALTDFLADKGIIILTWVWQAGGVASRSRPIVAPEDAKGLKVRGGSREMDMVLQTAGAAVLSVPSNEIYTAMQTGACDAGITSSTSLISFRLEEIAKSLTSGANASYWFMLEPLLMSKSIFDGLPKNQQDIIRAVGTELEAFGKKGAQDDDAEVAKIYAKAGAKVSVLDAATVGKWRDIARDTAWKDYGAKTANAANLLKLASDVSA, translated from the coding sequence ATGCTTACACGCCGCCATGTTCTCGCCTCAGCGATTGCCGCACCCGCCATCCTGCGCTTCGGAATCGGAACGGCGCATGCCGCCACGACCCTGAAGATATCCCATCAGTTTCCCGGCGGCACAATCGACAAGGGCGACTTTCGCGATCGGCTGTGCCGGATGTTCGCAGCGGAAGTTGCGAAACGAAGCGGCGGCGAGATTGCGGCCGAGATCTATCCGAACTCGTCGCTGATCAAGACCAACGCCCAATTTTCGGCGATGCGCAAAGGCGCCCTCGATGTCAGCCTGTATCCCCTTCCCTACGCCGGCGGCGAACTGCCGGAGACCAATATCGGCCTGATGCCCGGGCTGGTCTCGACCTACGACCAGGGGTTGCGTTGGAAGACCCAGCCGGTCGGCAAGGCCTTGACGGACTTCCTGGCCGACAAGGGCATCATCATCCTCACCTGGGTCTGGCAGGCCGGCGGCGTCGCCAGCCGTTCGCGTCCGATCGTTGCGCCCGAAGACGCCAAGGGCCTCAAGGTCCGCGGCGGTTCGCGCGAAATGGACATGGTATTGCAGACCGCCGGCGCTGCCGTGCTGTCGGTCCCGTCAAACGAAATCTACACCGCGATGCAGACCGGCGCCTGCGATGCCGGCATCACGTCCTCCACCAGCCTGATTTCGTTCCGGCTGGAGGAAATCGCAAAATCGCTCACCTCGGGCGCGAACGCTTCCTATTGGTTCATGCTCGAGCCGCTTTTGATGTCGAAGTCGATTTTCGACGGGTTGCCGAAAAATCAGCAGGACATCATTCGCGCCGTCGGCACCGAACTGGAAGCGTTCGGCAAGAAGGGAGCGCAGGACGACGATGCCGAGGTCGCGAAGATCTACGCCAAGGCCGGCGCCAAGGTCAGCGTGCTGGATGCCGCCACCGTCGGCAAATGGCGCGACATCGCGCGCGATACTGCATGGAAGGACTACGGTGCGAAGACCGCGAACGCTGCCAACCTGTTGAAGCTCGCGTCCGACGTCTCCGCGTGA
- a CDS encoding LssY C-terminal domain-containing protein, producing the protein MKLFQIQKRWLPILAAGAIVYLLLAYIVLPAVWTHHEHEPGLASLPMVTRTGTGIPGDALNVGLVGSKEDVLRAMEAAGWFPADPVTFRSSIEIIGSVVLDRPYHDAPVSPLYYQGKKEQFAFEKPDGKSADRRHHVRLWLVLEKGADGRPVWLGAVTYDRGVGLSHYTGQVTHHIGPNIDAERDLLMRDLTDAGMVDALFQISGIGPTLFGRNGGGDPYYTDGEIDVASLVVNGVKRTEPPATLPPPPLVALKDQIWHDVSNAMGQ; encoded by the coding sequence ATGAAACTGTTCCAAATCCAGAAACGCTGGCTGCCCATTCTCGCGGCGGGGGCAATCGTCTACCTGCTGCTGGCTTACATTGTGCTGCCCGCGGTGTGGACCCATCACGAGCACGAGCCGGGGCTGGCTTCGCTGCCGATGGTGACACGCACCGGCACGGGCATCCCCGGCGATGCGCTCAACGTCGGACTTGTTGGCAGCAAGGAAGATGTGCTGCGCGCCATGGAGGCGGCGGGCTGGTTTCCAGCCGATCCGGTCACGTTTCGCAGCAGCATCGAGATCATAGGCAGCGTGGTGCTCGACCGACCCTACCACGACGCACCGGTCAGCCCGCTCTATTATCAGGGCAAAAAGGAACAGTTCGCATTCGAAAAGCCGGATGGCAAAAGCGCCGACCGGCGACACCATGTCCGTTTGTGGCTGGTGCTTGAAAAGGGCGCAGACGGCCGTCCGGTCTGGCTCGGCGCAGTGACCTATGATCGCGGGGTCGGCCTCAGCCATTATACCGGACAGGTCACCCATCATATCGGGCCCAATATCGATGCCGAGCGCGACCTGTTGATGCGGGATTTGACCGACGCGGGGATGGTTGACGCGCTGTTCCAGATTTCGGGAATAGGGCCGACATTGTTTGGCCGGAACGGGGGAGGGGATCCCTATTACACCGACGGTGAAATCGATGTCGCCAGTCTCGTCGTCAACGGCGTGAAGCGAACGGAGCCGCCGGCGACGTTACCTCCCCCACCTCTGGTCGCGCTGAAGGATCAGATCTGGCACGACGTCAGCAATGCGATGGGCCAGTGA